attgcaagtttattcttcatattgctggtgtgtgatatcatgaaacaacaacaaatgatataatctatccaaacattatattcaTCAAACATACAGTACAATAGAATATAATGTggtacattatgaaacgatgtgtaacaaccatccaaacaagttgttagtgGTGATATGTTAAGGTGGCAAAGTAAGTGTTTCTTTAGTAACTCGCCAAGTTTAACAGTTGAATTATGACCTCTTTGTTAACTTAACCAGTTTGGTTGAACCCAAGATGACCCATCAAACTATTGGGCTGAATTTGTCAAAATGGAGTGACTAGACGGGTCAAAAAGCAATCCAAATTCACACACAAAATCTTTGAAGATTACGTATAATTTGaagaaggaatttttacctcctatagcaaaggttaataccttatttattttaaataaataccatttaaaaaaattatattctatagatacagTTTAATGTTTATAGcgaaatatctaattttggttacctcctacccctatgccactaaatacgctattcagttataCTATTTtcgttctctctctactttgatacatgtcattctcttcccccattcccTGAAAACACGATGCTCACATCACCTCTCTGCACCAAAACCCCTCTTTGTTCTCTCCACAGAGAACTTCCCCTATCTCATACTATCCATTTTTACTTCATCCCAATTCAATTGAGAAGCGAGAAGTTGTTGACGGTATGTACTCGAAAACGATATGCTAGTTCTCTCCACAGAGAACTTCCCCTATCTCATACTATCCACCCCTGAACTATTCCTCTCTAGGCTCGTCGTGCTAACAGCTATGGGAATTATGATGGCCACTATGTTTCTGCATCCTAAAGACAACATTCAAGGGATCACAAGTCGCCTCAGTTTCTTCATCTTTACATGTACACTATTTTTCTTCTCGTCCAATGATGATGTTCTTGCTTTCATTCAAGAACGATTTGTCTTCATTCGCGAGAGTTTTTGCTCGACGGCGGATTTGCTGGAAATTAGGATTTGTTTTttaacaaagacgacggagtttggggctgagcaacttgattttctattaatatatttcaatgtattttcaacatATCACGTTGTATTTTCATATATATTAttgtattcattttcttttttttcattgtaattcaatgtatcttaCGGTATTCcgtatatttcattgtattcactaatCTTTTTTTCAtagtatttcaatgtatcccgttgtattttatgtatttcattgtattcactgtctcgctatataccatgaatgtattcatatgtttttttaattaatataatttatgtattcagatttaTTATATAATTTTTCTTAAGATTGCTacgtttttggggtatttttcggttgagaatcttttttataactgaaaatacaaaatttatgtgttataattgagtttgatGAGTTATATTAGgtgtctattatgttaattgattcactttccgtttaaaaatagtgtaatcccctatttcacgccgtgaatacagtcgaatacaataatctatcCAGCTGTAATcacatgtttcacgccatgaatacattcgaatacaacaattgattagctggactttcctgattcacgcctatttttgctactgtattcatgaatacaatagcttaaatacatataatatattttataacaacaaaaaacgtatctacaatccgtaatatagcaaatagtATCTATAAATAGCtaaattaccactaaaagatagtgctttacgAAAATTTCTCTTCAAAGAACCGACTTGTCAATTTGACCCGTTTAAACACGCTCATAACCTATTTAATATGATCAGTTTTGATTTGTCTAAATTTAATTCAACCCGCTCATTAGTTACCTCCAAAGCAACTGTATTCTTATTTTCCATAGATGTATTCAATCCGACCCGTTTGCTGGTACTAAGATAGGACCCAATGTTGGCCATTGGAATACAGTCCACAAAACCATCAAACTCTAAAGAAAAAGGTAAAAGTGGTATACAGCTTTTTCAAATCCGAAACAGCTTTTTTAAATCCGAAGCCTTTAAACCCCTTTCGTCCCCAAAACTGATTTTTATTGTAGCATTATTTATACCTCGTGCAGATCCTCCTTTGTCAGTATTGATTCCACTTTATTCAATGGCGTTAAAACTCAATTTTTTTACTAACTTCTAGGGtaaaaagatataaaaaaatatgtaaaaatagtaaaaaatatcTCTTTTCATGCACACACATTCAAAAAGCCACAGCCCCCAAAAGATTCCTGAACCGTTCACTCTTTGGTCATACGTGTTGTTTTCAAAATCTACTTTTCATATCTGTGTGTTGTCCTTTAAATAGAATTTAAAAAACATGGTACAACCAATTATGCACATTGTACAATAGGCAGAAGCATGAAAGAGAGAGAACATGGACAATCACATGGGTGTTGGTGAATAGGGCCCACAAACCATGACAAATAGATAAATTGATGAATAGGCCCCACAATCAAGTGTCAGCGCCATCCCatgtgcttttcttttcttttccctctaATATATTAAAGAGGGGAAAAGGACAACTGCAATGAAGAGACAAATtcctataaaataaaaaaagaaattacaATTAAAAAGCAAATACATTAAGAAAAAGACACCAACCAAGCttaataatacatgaaatgaaACTTCCTCAATTTTCCTCCTCTTTTTCTGTCCGTTTACATCTTGATTGATATTACCTAATGCTTATCAAATTACAACAAAAGgttgaaatgaaataaaaaaaagggtAGCTGCTACATATGGTAGAGACACCACCATTTCATTTTGTACCTAAAAAGCAGCTGCTACTACTCCTTATATAATACTAATATAAAACTATATGCTAAAGCATAATAGTATTAAACCCCTTTTGAAGGATACAATACAAAGTTACAACAAAACACTTATCCTTTGCCTACTAAGTGAGTATTTCAAATTTACTTATATGGCATTTTCTTGAATTTACCTTCACTTCAAGTCTTGATTAGTCTTCTGCCTTCTGCATCCTCTGTACAACTGATTACAACATCATAAAACttggagagaaaaaaaaaacactaaaCCTTTGGGATGTCACACTAACACCCAAGAATACTGAGGGAAAGAGGAAGAAAATTACAGTCCCAAAAGTTGATgctttggatttttcttttcacctATGACTAATtttccttttgtctttttcttttaaacTGTGGTCCAGCCTCAACTATcagaaagatatgaaaaaagaTTTCAAAACATTACAACCCAGAGATGGGAAATGGCTGTCACACATCATTCTTTATATATGTATGCATATTTGTATAGTAGTAGTAAGTAGTGTATGTATTTGCTGTCTGCTGCTGGCTGGTTGGTTCTTGATACAGTAGTATTTTTGTTTTAGGTTACATTCGTCATCTTTCTTTCCTTCCTGTGTAAAACATGACCAGAAAAGACCAAAAAACAAGCAACCAACATCAATAAAAGAACCAAGTACCAAGATGTTGGTATCTAAagggaaaaagaattaattaattaattagccAAAGGATAAAAAATATATGTGACCACTTACCTAAACTAAGGAAGCTAAACTACGCAACATAACAAGCTGTCCAGGCCTACATTCCAATGGTGCCATGTCCTGAAGGGAACCTGCATTAATGTCCATTATTGGACTTTGCTTAATATAATCATATCATATATAAACAAATAAGGAAGGATCTATATTAAGATACAATAGAGGGGTAAATTTGAACAAACGTTTTCCCTTTATAAAATATATACTGTATAAAAAAGAGGATTGGACAAACAAAGTGAAGTAGTGAAATGCACCTAGGCACTTGGAAGTAACATGATTTGAAAGGAGTGATGTCTAGTGCAGTAGTAGCAGGAAACAAGGAGGAAGAAGGGATCATATTATTGTTAGCAGACGATGATGATGCATTTAATCCAGCACCTTTGTCACCTTCTCCAACAGTAGCATCATTTGAGAAAGTTGTGATGAATTCTCCAACAGCTTTTGGTGATGCAAATGGACTATCTGGCAGATTATGCTCCAAACTGCTCAAATCAATCATTTATTGCTTGAATCAGAATCAGACAACAGAAGGAAATGCAATTGAGAAATTTACCAAAGTCCATTAACAGAGATGTATCCAAAAGTAATAAATATTAGCTTTCGCCAATTTTTAATAATAAGACAATGACCATTACCTTTCTTGAAAATCATTTTCTTCCTTCTTGGAACTTTCTTTGCCATTGCTATTTTCATCTTTAGATGTGTAGCAGTCCCTCTCCTTTGCAGTAAGATTTGGGTTCTTTTCTTCTGGGGAAAAAGCAGCAAAATTGGCCATTTTTGGAGCAAAACCATTCTCTGAAACAAAACAAACACCAACTATCAACATCTTCATTCTGAAATGAGAAATCTTAGGCTAAAAGCCTAAAACCCCATTTCCATAATTATTCAATCCATTCAATCAACTAAGCTTCCATTTCCACCTAGTTAGTGTCAACAAAATCTATCCCTTTTTAGTAACCGAAAAATCTCCTATGGCTAGCTCGACGGTCCGAAATTTACTGGATAATTTCGCTTAAATGCCAAGTGTTCGAACTGGCAACATGTGCATCGGCAACATCTATATCTGTATTCTTTTCACTCTATTCAGGCAAAAATCAAGATATTATACCTTCTATGGCTTCTCGGCTGCTAAGGTTGGGGGAATGAACAAAATTTTGATTGAAGAAGCCTGGAGAGTGAGGTGGGGACGGGATAACAGCTCCCAATGAAAGGGCACGGTGATGGTTGCTCCTCTTGACATCAAGAAGCTGTAAATTCATCAGCCTCCTGCTTTGGAGCTCAATTGCTTGTTGCAGATCAGCTTGTTCTTCCAATTTTCTCCTCAACATCATGTCTTGACTATTGTAAAACATCCTTGCacctatttaaaaaaaaaaagcaatcaGAATAGGTAAATGAACTTAGCATTTAAAGGTTAAAACTTTTGGGAAGCCATCACAGTCTACTAACAAAAGAATACCAGAGATTGGTCCCTACTGCTGTTACATACCAAGCTGAATATCAAAAGGATCTCTGGAGTCTAGGCCAGTAGGACTACCACATCCAGTGAATTCTCCTCTCTCCATCTGCTGCTGTTGCTTCCTGCAATTGAATTACACCAACCAAGAGAAATATCAATATAAAGAATAAAAGGATCAATATAAACTACATACTTGTAACTGAAGGAATAATACCTAAACTTTTCTGGGACTTTGCCCTTCTCTTTGTATGGCTTGACAAGCACCCTAGCATCACATACAAAATGAGGATTTCCTTTGGCAAGAATGGTCTTCACAGTGTCTGGATAAACAAATGTAACAAAACCAAACATCCGCTTTTGCTGGTATGGGATCCTCACATCTTGAACAGGCCCATAAGTGCTAGAGAAGGCAAGAATAAAAAGAATTAAGAAACCAGAACTTTCAAAAAAGGCCAAGCTTAATTCATTTGAATCAACCAACTATACCTGAAATAATTGGAAACATCCTCTTCTTTGAAAGTACTATCAGCAGGAAAAGTCAAGTAAATTTGCCTAGAACCTGGATTTGCTATCCCAGCTCCACCATTCAACCCAAAATCCCCTCTTTCAAAACGAATTCTGTTCAACTTATGCATGTCATCACCCATCATCAATGCAGCAGCAGCAGCTGCTCTGTAGAAATTACCAGCCAAGAATCAGTCTAAAGTTTCAATCCAAAGACcaaaaaaaagggttttgttttCAAACCTGGGACTCTCAGCAGACTGCTGCAACTGTTGCTGCTGAAGAAAGTTCATGCATTTGTTAGCAGCCACAGGAGAGAAAGGGAAGTTAGAAGAAGCCATGAGCTGAGAAGCAGTAGTTAGTCTTTGCTGCTGAGATGTTGACTTAGATCTGAGAAGTTGTTGACAATGCTGCTCCATCATCTCAAACTTGCTAGGTGACCCCACAACTTCAGATACCACCTCTCCAGCACCATGTAGGAACCTACAGCTACTTCCATTCTTACAATACCCTCTAGCAAAATACAGACAAGGTTTCCAACCAAATCCCCCATTTGGGTCATCACCACCTAAAGAAATATCACTCACAGAGCAACTCCTTCTATGGGAGAGGCCGTTGACTGAGTTGCTACCCCAATTGAATGAAGAGAAATCCCCACTTGGACTTGAGGCTAAATCTTGCTGCTGCTGCTGTGGGTAATAAACGTCAGGATTTTTAGGACCCAAGGTTGGTGACCCATCATTCAAGAAAGAAAGCTGGTCCTGTAGTTGAAACTCATCTATCAAATCCATTTCTCCACTGCAATAAAAGGGTGGAGCAGAGGAATTCATAGTGGAGTTGCTGATTCCATTGGTGGAAGCACTAGGACTAACTAGATCAGTTTCTTGGAAGTCAGAGAAGCTAGGAGTAGTATTACTCCAAGAAGCTGAAACAGTTGAAGATTGGTTGTTACTAGTTATGCTAAGAGGTGAAGGAAGGTTTATACCACCAAGAATCCTTCCACCAGAAGAAGAATTCTGCCTTGAAAAAACACCACTAAAAGGTGAAGGTGAAGAAGGAGTTGAAGGTGTAGAAGAAGGTGAGTTTGAGGCTAGGCCAAGTTCTTTTCTTGCTTTAAGAATCACTGAGTGAACTAAAGCCTCTGGACCAAAAGCTAACCTGATCATTTCTTTCTCACCATGGTCTTGTATCAGAAGAATCCCCATAACTTTTGAGGCATTTTCAGGATCCAAGTTTTGAATCCTTTGGTAAACTATTTTTGTAGCTTCATATGCATCCATAATTTTCAGTCTCTTTTAGTGTTGGTAGTAGATTCAACTCCAACCCTCAACTTTTCCTGTTTTTCTTTGTCTTTCTTCAAGTAAAGACTGTCAAGAAAAAATCCTTTCTTTTTCCACCACCAACTAGCAAATATACCAGCTGTTTCTTAACAGGATTCAAGTTGCTCTTTTTCTCTTGGTCTTCCTGCATAAAACAAccaagaaaaagggaaaagaaaatgtTAAGAGAAAAGTGGAAATCTCCCGTGGGGGAAGATGAAAAAAGGAGAGGTTTTCATAGGGTTCCCTAAGTTGAAAGAAAATAAGGTAGTTGTATTTCTCTATAAAGAAAGCTGAAAGCTTTAGTTACAACAACAAACTACAGACAAGATAAGAAAAAACcaggaagcaaaagaaaagaaggaaagaagagtaAAGCTGGAAACTTTCTTTCTTTACCACAAAGATTAGCACTGATCTCAGAAGTACAAGAGCTTACCCATAAAAGATTTCTCCCTTTTTCTACTACAAAATCTTTCAACTTCCTCTTTATTTCCACTTTCTTCAAATTTTCCTACATGGGGTTGTTAACAAACTAGACTATAAACTGCAAAAGAACTAAACCACGGCCCCTCTATATTTCTATGAGCAGCCTGCAAGTatcagcagtagtaacagcagcagcagtagcagcttgACAGCAACAGAAACAGCAAACCCATAAATATTTACTAGTAGCAACAGTGTTAGCACTTAATTTCAAAAACACCACCCACCCCCACTTAAAAACAACAGCTTTGTTTTTTGTGTTTATGGAATAGTGAGTGAAGCTATaatctttctttctttatctctctataCAGATATACtaatctttttctctttctttcaaggagatttaaaaaaaaaatcagaaagaaagtaagaagaaagagagGTGAGTAAGTGTGTGCTTAAGTGGATCCAGATCTATTGCACGTTCTCTTTGTTTTGCAATTTTAGCCATCTGACACAGTGAGCCCTCCATATTTCCTCTACTTTCTTCTCTTGTAGCTGCACCGAGGGTAGTGAATAATCCCAAGCGCGGTTTCCAGGCGGGTGTATTGCACTCTCCCATGACAGGTGTGGGACCCATCTTGGGTTTTTCATACTCCGTTGTCTTCCATTATTTTCTTGTTTTCACCCGCCGCATATATAAGGTTTATAAACGAAAAGGTATTTCCTATTAAGACTTTTCTTATtcttaaaaagtaaaaaaaaaaaaaaaattcatctcATTATAATTGGTGGTTTATATGAATTACTTCCTCAATTTTAAGTGTATCATAAACAGTCTCTTTATTTACCTTCACAAAGACAAGCGTAGGGTTAACACTCTATCTTCGCCATACTTCATTTATGAGATTTTCGTtgagtttgttattgttattttattattctCTTAATTCTAATTTATGTGgcaattttttcctttttgatatGAAAAGAAATGTCACCTTTACTTATTTAAAAATTGTATACGGTGAAAATCGGGGCTACCCGATTTTATTCTTTGGTCGAGATAGGAATGTCACGTCGAAGAGCTAGGATGTCGAGGTCGACCTCGATTGCGGACCAAAGAGAGGCAGACTTTGAGTGACACCGACGTAGCTCGATAACGGAAAAGGAGAGATATTCGTAGTTGATTGAGAATCGTGGCGTGAATCTTAGAACGGATCGATCTGCAGCGGTTAATTAGATGTTAATATGATTTCCTaatataattagaagtgtaccttatttaggactccctTATTATATAAAGAGGGATCTCATTCATTTGTAATCATCATTGTTCACTTATAAGAAGATATACGTTCATTACTTTCTTGCTATTTCGCTTAATGTTCATCAGAGTTGCTTTATCATTTGCTATTCTTATTATCACACCTCGAGACTACCACACGTCGAGGTCGAGATTTGTCTTGTATActggtttgatttattttattctccaatttatctatttaatttcttgtttatcaATTGATACTGGATTGaattacatatccttaaaatcacaatataagtttaattgttactcaaattttagggtaaacagtttggtgtcCACCATGGggataaagataatagtgattgtttagtgctgattctgataacacacattatttcacacttgttcttgtcaagtatttttgctcttaggttaaaacatgtcaaactcactAAACGCACATATACATGGTGATGATGGTCTCGGATTTCACAGAGTAAACAACAAtgtaattgctctaggtgccggGGTGCCACCGGTAATCTCGAGAGAGAACCAGTTGCCGATCCAGTCGATGTCAGCTCACACGTTACTCTAAATGCGGACCTAGGCACAGACCCCGAAGGGAATGTACGCGGGGAAGCCCGATCTGGTGGACAAGGTACACAGGGCAGAGGAGATGGAGGAGTTAGTCTCCAGGTGATATTCGATATGCTACAGGCTCAGCAGGACGCTATTGCTCAGTTGCAAAAGCAACATAGAACTCCAAGTAGGGTCGAGCCAGAAATCACTCGTCGTACAGAGCCACTGTTAGAAAGGTCGAATGGTAACGGATCATGGACTGATCCTGCAATAATGAAAATGCTCGAAGAGCTCACCAAAAGAATTGAGTCAGGAGAGAAGAAAATCAAATATAATGATTAAAAAGTGAAAACATACAACTCCCGAGTTGATTAGATACCGGGAGCACCCCCGAAcctaaagggtttggattcgaaaAAGTTCGTGCAAAAATCTTTTCCTCAAAGTGtggctccgaagcccattcctAAGAAGTTCCATATGCCGGACATACCTAAGTACAACGGGAATATCATTCCTAATGAACACATCACTTTGTACACGTGCGGAATAAAGGAAAATGAtttagaagatgatgaaatcgAATATGTGCtactgaaaaagtttggagaaactCTTTCAAAGGGAGCAATaatttggtatcacaacctgcCACCAAATTCCATTGACTCATTTGCCATATTATTGttagcagattctttcataaagacacgcgccggggccataaaggtcgcaaaaagaaaatagaacatttccaagataagacaaagggataacgaaatgctgagggagttcgtatcccgatttcaaatggaacacATGGAGTTGCCACTGGTCACAGATGACTGGgccgttcaagctttcactcaagggTTGAACAAATGGAGTTCAATAGGATCACTTCAGTTGAATCAAAATTTGATTGAGTATCCAGCTGTGACTTGGGGAGATGtgcacaatcgatatcaatcaaagatcagggtcgaggatgaccaattaGGAGTCCCTTCCGGTTCAGTACATCCAAATAGGTCAGCAGTTAAAACCCCGAGGGACGTCGACAGAGAGCTAAGGTCGAACAGAGAACGATATCAACCATATACCGTAGATCAAAGGAACAATAGTTCAGGATGCAATTCCGCCGAGAATGATCGAAGAAGTGATCGAGGACAGAATTCTCGGGGACTTATGAGCAAAAGTGGTTTTGATAAACATGTTGATCCCACAGAGGCACCTCGGTTATCGAAACATAACTTCAGCATTGACGCGTCGGGCATTGTATTGGCAATCGAAAGATCAAAGATACTAGGTGACCCAGACCCATACAGACCGATCCTTCCCAAAGAAACCCAAATTTGATATGCAAGTGTCATGGAACGCATGGTCACAAGACCGATGATTGCAGGCAATTGAGGGAGGAGGTATCTCGAGGGCCTCATTCGAGAGTTCCTCAGCGATCAATCCAAGAATCATTTTAGATAAAGGGACGCCAACAAGGAAAATGAACAGGAGGAGCCCCAgcatgtcattcatatgatcatcgGTAGGGTCGACATTCCATAGGGACCCATATTCAAACGCACTAAGGTATCAATCATTAGGGAAAAACGAACACGAGATTATGTGCCCGAAGGCTTCTTATCATTCAACGACGAAGAAGTAGAAGGCATTTCGCATCCACACAATGATGCTCTGGTAATTtctatcttattaaataaagttcaagttaagcgtgttttaatggatccaggtagctcggcgaaTATCATCTGATCGAGGGTCGTTGAACAGCTTGGCCTACTAGATCAAATCGTGCCCGCAGCTCGGGTCTTAAACGGCTTTAATATGGCCAGTGAAACAACTAAAGGGGAGATTATTTTATCGGTAAACATGGATGGAACCATTCAAGATACCAAATTCCACATTATCGAgggcgacatgaggtacaatgcccaactcagaaggccttggatccacaaTATGAGGGCAGTCCCTTcgactctccaccaaatgatgaaattcctgaCATCGGATGGTGTAAAAATAGTATACAGGGAGCAGCATGCTACAAAGGAAATATTTACGAGCAGGGAGCAGCATGCTGCTGCAAAGGAACCAACCTTCGCCACTtcggaatcggggacttagttctgagTAAAGTCACTCTCAATACTCGAGACCTGAATGAAGGAAAACTaggcccaaattgggaaggaccatatcgagtcctcgatgtcatcggaaagggatcttacaaacttggcacaatggagggcgaacaattgccaaacaattggaatataTCACTCCTCAAATGGTATTATTGCTAAGGTACAACTTTCCCCCTTCcatttgtatttgatactaacttattATTGCAGGTTTTCGATCGAAGACGTCGAGAAACTTTTCAACACGAGGAcctaaggttttaaagcacgcgttgcactctttttcccttagatcatTTTCTATCCCAAATGAGTTtttccggtgaggtttttaacgaggcaatagtGCTACCTGAGGAAAAtccaacagtatccaaggcttctttaaAATCAACCtagaatactggggggcatcaccctcggatgttATATTTTTGAGGAAAGTACTTCTTGTCAAAGGGTCTCGATAGagaaactttgtaatgggccaaacggttgaatgaactgtgtccatatagactagtcgagccccgatggcaaaacatgtacacatgtataaattattcaaagaagcattttTTCTATACCAAACATCTTGTgtctaaaagaaaatttttactATACGAGTTTCATacttatgattttgtgagaaatggcTCAAGGGCCAAGCGCAAATATGCCTTGAACGCTCGGGGACTATCATCGACGATCGACATAGTCGAGTTATCTAAATTCGAATTcacaagacctcaaagaggcacccctcgATCTATAGGCCAAGGCCATCATTATCGGGGACTAacatgttacaccccaagttttcatacgtgagagtacgtcgtaagtcattgatgtaagctcggaaatgagattctatttggaagcaaataaagtaagttaatcatgttaccttgtaggttacaaatatttaagatcatgaataacgagtaccaagagggttggaaatcttagaagctaaaccaattgaagaaaataagtttcgtcgaaagtcgacaagtttcgaatgttataacatgtactttggggtgagactagggttattaacatgataaggaggttattctatgagttattttagtcgtatgatattcattttctacattttgaaggcaagcaagttgtggaacaagagttggcaaaggtcatcacaagttacattcataaatttgctgaaatttaggtcaaatgtatctgagaatttctccaaatatacttgaaatcatggggtgttctacctaccaaattaaatttctacgagtctagtttctaatgcattaaaccgttcgtcaataTGACATTGgaatagagagatatttgcattttcgcgagaccgcgcaagcagctcccaatgggacccacttaggcggtggttgacctacttcaatttataaacgatttggacgcctatttttgctcatttttcaactaaacttCATCTCCAAacctctcctaaccctcctaaacatataccacaagggtttgaagtgattccaaagtgattacaccatatttcaatatcaaaacttagttctagtgaagaacaacacctctttaaggttgtgttgtcattgaggattgttgtgggctgtatttggatgaaattccaagttgttgctgctgtctaaggtgagt
This genomic stretch from Nicotiana sylvestris chromosome 9, ASM39365v2, whole genome shotgun sequence harbors:
- the LOC104240251 gene encoding zinc finger CCCH domain-containing protein 53-like isoform X2; translation: MDAYEATKIVYQRIQNLDPENASKVMGILLIQDHGEKEMIRLAFGPEALVHSVILKARKELGLASNSPSSTPSTPSSPSPFSGVFSRQNSSSGGRILGGINLPSPLSITSNNQSSTVSASWSNTTPSFSDFQETDLVSPSASTNGISNSTMNSSAPPFYCSGEMDLIDEFQLQDQLSFLNDGSPTLGPKNPDVYYPQQQQQDLASSPSGDFSSFNWGSNSVNGLSHRRSCSVSDISLGGDDPNGGFGWKPCLYFARGYCKNGSSCRFLHGAGEVVSEVVGSPSKFEMMEQHCQQLLRSKSTSQQQRLTTASQLMASSNFPFSPVAANKCMNFLQQQQLQQSAESPRAAAAAALMMGDDMHKLNRIRFERGDFGLNGGAGIANPGSRQIYLTFPADSTFKEEDVSNYFSTYGPVQDVRIPYQQKRMFGFVTFVYPDTVKTILAKGNPHFVCDARVLVKPYKEKGKVPEKFRKQQQQMERGEFTGCGSPTGLDSRDPFDIQLGARMFYNSQDMMLRRKLEEQADLQQAIELQSRRLMNLQLLDVKRSNHHRALSLGAVIPSPPHSPGFFNQNFVHSPNLSSREAIEENGFAPKMANFAAFSPEEKNPNLTAKERDCYTSKDENSNGKESSKKEENDFQESLEHNLPDSPFASPKAVGEFITTFSNDATVGEGDKGSLQDMAPLECRPGQLVMLRSLASLV
- the LOC104240251 gene encoding zinc finger CCCH domain-containing protein 53-like isoform X1; the encoded protein is MDAYEATKIVYQRIQNLDPENASKVMGILLIQDHGEKEMIRLAFGPEALVHSVILKARKELGLASNSPSSTPSTPSSPSPFSGVFSRQNSSSGGRILGGINLPSPLSITSNNQSSTVSASWSNTTPSFSDFQETDLVSPSASTNGISNSTMNSSAPPFYCSGEMDLIDEFQLQDQLSFLNDGSPTLGPKNPDVYYPQQQQQDLASSPSGDFSSFNWGSNSVNGLSHRRSCSVSDISLGGDDPNGGFGWKPCLYFARGYCKNGSSCRFLHGAGEVVSEVVGSPSKFEMMEQHCQQLLRSKSTSQQQRLTTASQLMASSNFPFSPVAANKCMNFLQQQQLQQSAESPRAAAAAALMMGDDMHKLNRIRFERGDFGLNGGAGIANPGSRQIYLTFPADSTFKEEDVSNYFSTYGPVQDVRIPYQQKRMFGFVTFVYPDTVKTILAKGNPHFVCDARVLVKPYKEKGKVPEKFRKQQQQMERGEFTGCGSPTGLDSRDPFDIQLGARMFYNSQDMMLRRKLEEQADLQQAIELQSRRLMNLQLLDVKRSNHHRALSLGAVIPSPPHSPGFFNQNFVHSPNLSSREAIEENGFAPKMANFAAFSPEEKNPNLTAKERDCYTSKDENSNGKESSKKEENDFQESLEHNLPDSPFASPKAVGEFITTFSNDATVGEGDKGAGLNASSSSANNNMIPSSSLFPATTALDITPFKSCYFQVPRFPSGHGTIGM